Below is a window of Nicotiana tabacum cultivar K326 chromosome 19, ASM71507v2, whole genome shotgun sequence DNA.
TAACAAATTCTAGTTGTTAATCACAGGTTACTAAAGTTTATAAACGTGTTATAGCAAACTACTCCTAAATTCCCCACACCTGTAATAAAGATCCAAAAAAATCTAAAGCTGCAACTGAGTGCACATGCTCTTCATAAAAGCCAGCCACACTTTATGTATTATTTGCTTGATCGGGTAATTTATTAATCCATGAGTGCCTCTGCCTATCTTTCCCCAGGGTTGGTTATTAAGATTATCAGCTTGATAAAACATAAGCAAGCTTTTTTTTTTCTACAAGTAGAAAAAACATAAGGAAGCTGTTGTAAGCAGATATAACAATGTTTGAAAAATATCAGACTTTGTTAGgtataaagaaattaaagaagattgTCATCAGAAGGTCTAAAGATGTTATTGCTGCCAAAAGTTTCAGTTCTGTTATTTACAGCTGCACAAGTCGGTTTCATTGCATAATGTTCTTGAGCATAATGAGCCTCAAGAATCAGAAGCACAAGAAATTTATTTAGTAACTGATCAGATAAATGCTGAACATAAGAGTTCACCTGCTTCCGAGCCCTTGATCTAGCTGCGGACTCTCTGTTCTTAATCATCCTCCTACGCCTTCTCTCTACAACTTTTTCCAAAGAACTGCCTGATCTCCTACCTCTTACACCTTCATtaaatgcataaggggaaggtgAAAGAGATGATGTATCTGTATTGCTCCTTGCAACAAAGTCATTTCCAGGCGATCCTCCTTTTGCTGGTGAAACTCCATTATGAAATACGGTCATCCCCCTAACTCCGCCTTGAGCCATATTAGTATTTACGGAAGGACCGGACATTCCAACAGCAGGAGCCAGGTGTCCATTGTTCGATAATTGCATAGGCGATGCAAATGCCACCGTTGTTTGCTTGGGAAAAAGAGGCTGTTGGTGCTGAGGTTGTTGCTGTGAAGGTGTGGCACCAACCACATTCAACATGTTATTAGCTGCAATTTGATTGATCAACAGTCCATTGTTTTGAGTTGGTTGCTGAAATGCTATGTTCAAACCATTGTTGTTACTGTGTTGACTTGAACCGTTGTCAAATGTAATTCCATTTGAGTTTGTACATTGCATATCTTCTCTAACCACTCCAACTCTAACCAAAAACTCCTCCAACGTCATTTCTCCCAAGGTAGATTGCCTCTGCCCAAAGTTTGAATTCCCAGTGTCACTTCCCTCTTTGGCACTAACAGTTTCTTTCTGAAAGACTCTCCATACTTCATCAACTGTTTTCTGACTAAGTGTTCGAGGTAATGTCAAAGAACCTTGTCTCTGCAAATTTCCTGCAGCTACACTCCCATCTACACTACCAGTAGTAGATGCCGTAGCTTGAGACTCTTCAGCTGTCCAAATGTTTTTCAAGAGGTCCTCCATATTCATTGATCCAAAATCTTTTCCAAGTCCACTAAATGTAGTTTGAAGCTCATCAAATGTCAAGGAATATATGGAAGATTGCCTAGCCAAAGGGAAATTACCATTACACATTGACTTCCCACCGTAGCTTTCCGGCTGTGGTGTGTCAGCAAAGTTCTTGAAGTTCAAGTAAGATCCCATGGTACCAAAACACAAAGGGTATTCGGATATCTGATCAAAAAGTTTAGTAGTAAGAATTACATGATAAGTTTAAAGGCCTCTTTCATTCCCTCAAAAGACAACAATAACGACAATAATTACGCCTTAATCTCAAGCAAGTTAGGGTCAGTTACATGAATCATTAGTATTATTGCTCCATTTAAgctcgttttagtccaaaagagCAAGTATTAATTCCAGTACCGCCTCCTCACCTAAAGAATGTCTAAACATAGATACTTTAagataatacaacaacaacaacaacaacaaaccccgTTAAATCTCACAAGTgaagtttggggagggtagtgtgtatgcagaccttacccctacctttgaGAAGGTGGAGAGacagatacaacaacaacaacaacaacccactaTAATCCCACTAGTAAGGTCTGTGAAGGTACTGTACTTCTAccttggggtagagaggctgttttcgatagatCTTGggctccctccaagaactccccaccttgctcttggggtgactcgaagtAGTGTGCTCACCACTAGAACAACCCACTCTTGTCTAGAGAGACAGATACTTTAAAGATTAACCAAAAATACTAAGACATGTTCTTCATAATCAGATAGAAGATGTCccgctagagaaagatgcaatcTTTACAATCTTACTTTAGTGTAACTTTGATTAACTGAAAAATTCATGATCAATCTGGTTTTACCTAAAAACCGATATTAGTatagctctttttttttttttgggtcaaaCATATTAGTATAGCTCATTTCAGTATAGAACATACTAATAGAGGTAGTAGCCTAGATCAGTTTGACTTAACTTAGTCCAGAACATTCTTGGTATACAACATAGATCCAAGATTTAACAATCCCCAAAACCTCAGATCAAAATTCATTCAAGTATCAACTTTAACCTAAAACACAACCACCCAGTATCATCTATACTAAAaatataatagtagttcataaataaaagaaacaacatattATTAATCTTGTTCAAGCTCATTCCAAGTTACAAAAATTTCAACTTTATTAATTTGGTAGACAAATggtcaatcaaaaaagaaatatcGAGAAAATTGATTGATAATTTCTTGCGTTGTTCTTAGAATACAGACAAAACAAAGTATGATGTAGAAAGACAAATATACCCTTTTGGAGCAGAGAAGGGAGGGAGCAGAAGAGAGCTGAAGCGTGTCGTTTCCTTCTTCTTCGCTGATTAAGGGCTTGCTGGAGTCGACAAGTGTCTTCTTTCCCCCTTTGGTGTGTTTTTAAAGCGCAGCTcttatgattttattttttaaaattttaaattgttctcctctctattttttatttatttccaaTTACGTGTTGCTGTAGAAGTGCAGAACGTGGACCAATGAGAGAGCTGTATTTTTTTTATGTGACTTTAGCCAATAGAATAATGAAACGTGGAAGATTTTTTACCGTTGACTTATGCTTTCCCGACAAAGTGTCGGAAAGTAGATGGCGCTTGTTCATTTGTCTACTACTCTctcaaagttaaaaaaaatttagaGGTCGTTTGGTGGGGCGGGTAAGTATAATGATAAATAAGGTTTATTAACAAGGCTTAGTAAAGCAATTTTAGTAATGCAAACATTAATTATACAGAGATTATTTCTTATTCATTGTTTAGTGTGGTGtattataaattaaaatgtattgtataattttttagaaaattaattatttacaaatatgaCCTCCATATTCTTTAACTTTAAGGGATTTttaggataattttgtctttaatcaTGCTAATGTatgcattaatagcctttgtATTGCTAATGCCATA
It encodes the following:
- the LOC107776093 gene encoding ABSCISIC ACID-INSENSITIVE 5-like protein 7 — protein: MGSYLNFKNFADTPQPESYGGKSMCNGNFPLARQSSIYSLTFDELQTTFSGLGKDFGSMNMEDLLKNIWTAEESQATASTTGSVDGSVAAGNLQRQGSLTLPRTLSQKTVDEVWRVFQKETVSAKEGSDTGNSNFGQRQSTLGEMTLEEFLVRVGVVREDMQCTNSNGITFDNGSSQHSNNNGLNIAFQQPTQNNGLLINQIAANNMLNVVGATPSQQQPQHQQPLFPKQTTVAFASPMQLSNNGHLAPAVGMSGPSVNTNMAQGGVRGMTVFHNGVSPAKGGSPGNDFVARSNTDTSSLSPSPYAFNEGVRGRRSGSSLEKVVERRRRRMIKNRESAARSRARKQAYTLELEAEVAKLKEINEELQKKQAEIMEKQKNQLLEKRNMPCGYKLRCLRRTLTGPW